The genomic interval AAGCTGAAGTAATGAAAGTTTGCGTGAATTTGCAGAAATAACGCAGAAAACGCGAAACTACGCAGGCCGAAATATCTTTTCGACGGATTTTTAAGCGAATGGCGCAATCATGCGCGCGCTCAGAAGACTAAGCCCCGCGCCGCGCGGCACGGGGCTCTGGTTCAATCAGCCGCGACCGAAATCGTCGACGATACGAATGATGTCATCCTCGCCGAGATAGGAGCCGGTCTGGACCTCGATCAGCTCCAGCATGATCTTGCCGGGATTATAGAGCCGGTGGACGGCGCCGAGCGGAATGTAGATCGACTGGTTTTCGGTGATCTGTTTCACGTCCTCGTCCACCGTCACCTCGGCCGTGCCCTTGACGATGATCCAGTGTTCGGCGCGGTGGTGATGCTTCTGCAGCGACAGCTTCTTGCCGGGCTTGACGAAAATGCGCTTTGCCTGGAAACGCTCACCCTTGATGATCGAGGTATAGCCGCCCCAGGGCCGGTAGGAGGTCGGGTGCTCCTCGGCAAGCGCCTTGGTTTCCTTGGCGCCTTTCAGCACCTTGACGATATTGCCGACATTCTGGCTGTCTTCGAGCTTGCCGACATAGACGGCATCTTCCGACGCGATCACAGCCATGCCGTCGAGCCCCTGCATGGCGACATGCATGTCGCGCGAGATCACGAGCGAATTCTGCGTGTCGAGCAGCGTCGCGTCGCCGGAGACGACATTGCCGCTTCCATCCTGATCGCCGTCCTTCCAGATCGCATCCCAGGAGCCGAGATCCGACCATGTGAAGGCCGACGGCACGACGGCGGCTTCGCTGGTCTTTTCCATCACAGCATAGTCGATGGAAATATCGGGGCACTGCGCGAAGGTTTCCTTGTCGAGGCGGGTGAAGTCGAGCTCAAGATCGCTCTCGTCCTTCAGCACCGCCTGCTCGGCGAATTCGAACACCTGCGGGGCATATTTTTCCAGTTCGCGGATCAACACCGCAACCGGGAACATGAACATGCCGGAGTTCCAAGTGTAATTGCCGGCGGCCAGCATCTCCTGAGCCTTATCCTCGGCCGGCTTCTCGACGAAGCGGGCGACCTTGCGGGCGCCGGAGGCAAGCTCCTCTCCGGCCTCGATATAGCCGAAGCCGGTGGCGGGCTCGGTCGGCTCGATGCCGAAGGTAACGAGCTTGCCGCTCCTGGCCGCTTCAAGGGCGGTGTCGATCGCGCCGAAATAATCCGCGCCCGCATCGATCTCGTGGTCCGAGGCCAGCACCTGCATGATCGCGTCCTCGCCGAAATTGGCGCGCACCATCGCGGCGGCAGCGGCGACGGCGGGGGCGGTGTTGCGCGCGATCGGTTCGAGAATGATGCCGGAGAGCTCGATATCCAGTTCGCGCGCCTGTTCGGCGGCAAGGAAGCGGAAGTCCTCATTGGTCAGGATGATCGGCGCTTCGTAGCGATCGCTGTCCGACACACGTTCCAGCGTCTTCTGGTAGAGCGTCTTCGGTCCCAGAAAGCGGATAAACTGTTTCGGCGCGGTGGCGCGCGACAGCGGCCACAGCCGCGTGCCCTTGCCGCCGGCCATGATGACGGGAACGATCTTGCTGGTCATATCGAAAAATCTCCTAATGAACTTGCTATGAAAAGAGGTCGGGTTAGGCGGACTTGAAGCTTTCTATCAGGGCAAGGCCGTGCTTCAGGAGTTCGCGGGCCTCACCGGCGCTCGCGGCCTCCACGTAACAGCGCATTTCTGGCGCGTTGCCGGAGGGGCGGAAATGGATGATACGGCCGTCATCGAGCGTGACCCGCAGGCCGTCGATGTCGCTCTTGTCCGCAACCGTGCCGATCGGCGCAAGGAATTCGGCAAGATTGTCCACGCTTTCGCGCAGGTAGTCCATCAGCGCGGCGCTGCGCGCCTGCTCGAAGTTCTTGATCCGGTCGGCATCGGCGACTGGCAGGCTGTAGGCCTTCGCGAGTTCCGACAGCTTGCGCTTGTCGCGGTGGGCGAGATAGAGCGCCGACAGGATGGGCAGGAAGCAGTCCCGCGTCGGCAGCGGCACGATCGTGTCGCCGGCCGGGCGGAAGGGGGAGGCCGTCAGCAGGCCGCCATTGGCCTCGAAGCCCATGACGCCGTCCTTGCCTTCGGCAATCGCCTTTTCCATGCCTGCGATGACGTAGGGTGAACCGACCCGTGTCCTGATCACGTCGAAATCGCCGTTCTTCTCGATGCCGGAATTGGAGGTGACCGGGGTCACAACCACTTTCGCGCCGAGGAAATTGGCGGTCATCAGACCGATCAGGTCGCCGCGCAGCGGTGCACCGGCCTCATCCGCCACAAGTGGCCGATCGGCATCGCCATCGGCGGAGATGATGGCGTCGAAACCGTGTTCGCCGGCCCAGCC from Martelella mediterranea DSM 17316 carries:
- a CDS encoding mannose-1-phosphate guanylyltransferase/mannose-6-phosphate isomerase gives rise to the protein MTSKIVPVIMAGGKGTRLWPLSRATAPKQFIRFLGPKTLYQKTLERVSDSDRYEAPIILTNEDFRFLAAEQARELDIELSGIILEPIARNTAPAVAAAAAMVRANFGEDAIMQVLASDHEIDAGADYFGAIDTALEAARSGKLVTFGIEPTEPATGFGYIEAGEELASGARKVARFVEKPAEDKAQEMLAAGNYTWNSGMFMFPVAVLIRELEKYAPQVFEFAEQAVLKDESDLELDFTRLDKETFAQCPDISIDYAVMEKTSEAAVVPSAFTWSDLGSWDAIWKDGDQDGSGNVVSGDATLLDTQNSLVISRDMHVAMQGLDGMAVIASEDAVYVGKLEDSQNVGNIVKVLKGAKETKALAEEHPTSYRPWGGYTSIIKGERFQAKRIFVKPGKKLSLQKHHHRAEHWIIVKGTAEVTVDEDVKQITENQSIYIPLGAVHRLYNPGKIMLELIEVQTGSYLGEDDIIRIVDDFGRG
- a CDS encoding phosphomannomutase translates to MSVKFGTSGLRGLSTDLLGEPSSLYTAAFCHHLQKAGYAKKGDVVLVGQDYRESSPAIAANCMGAIAASGFTPVDCGALPTPALAFYGQKRKAASIMITGSHIPADRNGIKFYLPDGEVTKADEEAISAFAEQLAGTVDQTTAEGEDEASEALAGFGARCTAILPDDALSGMKVGVYQHSTVARDLFIAVLEHYGADVTPLGFSEEFIPVDTEAVAPETVALLKGWAGEHGFDAIISADGDADRPLVADEAGAPLRGDLIGLMTANFLGAKVVVTPVTSNSGIEKNGDFDVIRTRVGSPYVIAGMEKAIAEGKDGVMGFEANGGLLTASPFRPAGDTIVPLPTRDCFLPILSALYLAHRDKRKLSELAKAYSLPVADADRIKNFEQARSAALMDYLRESVDNLAEFLAPIGTVADKSDIDGLRVTLDDGRIIHFRPSGNAPEMRCYVEAASAGEARELLKHGLALIESFKSA